The window gaaaaattcgattttatgatatatatatacatatattttcttttccagCTATTTTCTGAGGAAACAAACGCAaccttgagaaaaaaaaatcaagagaaaaagaaaagatcacATAAAGTTATTAACATCAGATATTTCCTACAAAGGTTGTttgttagtatttttttttagtaatcTTATGTAGCTTTTGTTTTATGATTCATCAAATGCATGGAAGGAACACATTCATAACACAACGCATTTTCCATACCTTCTTGGGATCTTTCTCGAGGCAGATGATTAAAGAGTCTTTGAGTCTAAAGTTGGAAAATTCCAATTATTGGAGTTAAATTAGTACCTACACCAATTAGGTGCAGGAAATTAGCATATCTGTATTTTTAATTAGTAGAAGGATCAACACGTACATATTCTTAAAACCATTAATTCTTAGTCAAAGGAAAGTGGGAACAAAGTTATTACTTTGgagatttattattattattttttttggctaatGTGGGTGTCCGGACCTTCAGCCTGAGTACTTGACTAGTCTTCCAGACACGCACATACGTCTTGACACGCACATACGTCTTTTCACACATGCATTGGGTTGACACCAAATCCAATGAGAACCATAGAAGCCATGGGGCTGGGCCAAGGGGGATAAGGGGAGTCGAACTCAGTTTGGAGATTTAATCTAAATAtaatttcataaaaatattGAATCCATTTCTACACCAAAATTTtgcaccaaaaaacaaaaaaaaattgcacacCCAAATCAGCCACAAGCATGGGAGAATGGATATTCCGCATGCACTTGTACCtaaataggacaggtggttggctctcacatgtacgttcacctgttggtacatgcagaggaaccgaactctaAGCATGGTATCAATCCATCCGTAACTGGATCAGCATAATGATCCATAGTAAAGGTAAAACTgtcaaaaaaatcaattttttaagaaaaatgagGGAAAAATTGTCTGATAAGGGTTGATATGGCTAATCTGTATCGATATCGGTATAGGCTAAAACCGAGACTGATATCCAAAACCATGATTACAAGGCCCTTTTTTCATGATTGTTTGATCATTTAAATTTTCTCCATGGCTAATGTCAAGAACGACCAAAGATCCATTAATACTGCTTAAGgccagggttttaattaaaacccGGAATCAATCTCCGAATTGGGTCCAACTGATTCAAAGAATCGGTCTGGAATGTAGTGGCTTGAATCTGGATCAGGCTCGGCTAATTCACTCGATCCGATTCCATTttaaaaaccctatttttttggtaaatttggTCACAATTACACAGATTCTAATCATAATTTGAATGTTTAACACTTGTTTACATACTCTAATCCAATATAATACATCTCTCGGATTGAATGTTTTAATTCCCATCTTTTCTTAAGAGACAAGCAAAGATCAATCACAAGGcataaacaatatatatatattggtccTGCTGACCTTTAACTATGAAAGTTCTAAGTATTTCAGGATCTATAGAATCCTTAATCTAAGAGCTACATCAGATTTCTTCTGAAGCAACCTATAAATTGCATCTGTTTAACTTACTAGTAAGCTTTAATTATGTTAATTAAATATGATCCTGGCCAATCCATGATCTCCTTTCTATTCATGTGTAAGCCTGACCCAAGGGTTTAAAAGATCTACAATTCTATTAAACCTTCAATCTAAGAATCTAATTTAGTAGACCTCTTTAAAGTCATTCATATTAACTATTTGTTGTAAAAGTATCAGACAACATAGTTAGTGATTAAGCTCAAATATTGGGTTTACCTAATCCATAACAGTTCTCTTGTTGCATTAAACCTTTTCTTTTGACCAATCATTGGCATCAAGAAGAATATTTTTTAGGATAGTTGGGAGCATATTAATTACCTACTAATAAGTAGCAGCTGAGTAcaacatatatatttatatccactcctctttgagagagagaaaaagataatGGGTCCATGCCCCAAaactgcctctctctctctctctctctctctctctctctctctctctctctctctctctttctgtctctctctgtatGTGTGTGTGGGGACAATATCAATATGCAATTCAACTGATCTGGGTTTTCTGCTGGAAGCCATAATTTTGGATATTCAGAAGACATACCCAAtgtgggaacatgaagaacctAATGAAAAACTTGCAATTCCAGGGTACCATGGAAACTAATCAATGAAAATTTCCAGTTAAGGAAAAGAATCATGGCTTGGTAAGGCTTTAAGTGATGACAGAGAAGGGATGTTGACTTATCAACCAAGGGATAATACCAAACAAATCCATCACAGGGCCAGGATTAAAAATACAAGTGGATTTGCTTGTGGTTGATTATTGTAATATTTTGGTTGAGAAAGTACTAgcagaaacaaaattaaaattgttttttaGAAGGCCCTGAGTTGTCAAAGTAAACTCATTCCCCTTACAGGCAATAGCAAGAagacaacccccccccccccccccttaactatttgtttttttcctttaaattttctTTGCCCTTCcccacttatttttttttaatatttaaaaatatatatatatatatatatatatattttctgtgAGAGAAAACCTTGTCTCATTATTCATTTTCCATATAGTtcatttctgtaattttcttCTGTGTGACTGTGAGTTCTTAAAATCTCTGAAGAGCCCATCCAAGAGCCAATGGAATAGCACAGTTGATTTAAGAAGAGAGTGGAGTAGGAGTCAGTGATTCTAGTGGTTTCCTGCCAAAGATCATACCTTTCCcttttcatttgtttattttggtttttttttctcgtctttttcttttcaaaaactCCTACCAAATCCCCTGTAAGACAAGTTTGCAAGGACAAGATCTTCTGTACCATTGATGAGTTTCGTATCTGAAAATATTTACTGCAGAGGTGATAAAGCAACCCTGTATAATCACTAATCAGGgggtttcctctttttctttttcagagagagagagagagagagagagagatgaagctGAAGAATTAAGAGGTGCATGCGTGATATCccgtaagagagagagagaactggaCCCTTATGTACCCAAAGTCCCAAACTTGAAAAGAAAGCTATGATCTTTTGTTCTTATTTGTCTTCCTTTCTGCTGGGTTTTACTGTAGAAGAGGACTTGCTCTGAGATTTCAAAGTGAACAAAAGTGATGAGaatttgaagaaatatttgaaTTCGCACCCTCTGTTTCAACCCACAAAAAACccatcttctttcttattttctggTTTGAAACATAGCATGCTTTGAGGTTTTTATATGGTTTTGGGGTGGAAATAGGTGAACATTcgaattttctattcttttctgttcttcttctcccctttccgcCGCCTCTGCCGCCTCTTAGCTGGTTCTGCAATTTCCTGTAAGATGGTTTGAGGAGAAGTTTTTGCATGGCAAGTCATAGAGTTGGAGAGACCGGTCTATCAGATTCAGGACCCtcaaatcaacatatgtcataTGCAGTCTTCCCTGGGATCGGTCCTTCTGCAACCAATTTCATGTactgttttcaaaaatttttattAGTCCTTTCTAATTAACTTCTCTTTCATAGCACTGCTCAAATATTATCTTCAAGGCCATTAAtgtgttttcttctctttttaatcTCTTTGTTGTTTTGTATCACCTGTTTCCTATGCCAATCAGTTTGATATGAATTATGGGGTTTCTTGCAGTAATCAACAAGGATCTGCGTTTGATTTTGGAGAGTTGGAAGAGGCCATCGTTCTTCAAGGAGttaagcttggtgatgaatcCAAAAAACGTAGgcttttctatctttttctccTATGACGTTTACTTGGGATAACCAACTCCAAAaagcagagagaaagagagagacctGTAACAGAGTTTGAATTTGTCTACGCACACTAGCCTCAAGGTGGCTTGCCTTTTTCGATACAGTAATCATTTTTCGGACAGGAGACCTGAATAGCGTGAGGCATCAAAGATAGAACTACTAAGCATGATTTACTGACTCTCTAACCGCAGAAAAGAGAATAAATTTCTTCCTTTGAAATTAGAAAGAAGGGTCTAGGAGTCTTTATTTGACGATTCTCAGAGATTTTGCTTGTGATTCTCTTGCAGCTTTTTTCATAAACAGGCCCGCTGCTACTCTGGAGATGTTCCCATCATGGCCAATGAGATTCCAGCAAACTTCAAGagtattttcttctcctttgaccattttacttttcttttttttttttgatatggGTTCTTGTTTTCTCGAATcatattttcttctccaatgTGCTTCTGAGTGGATTCTTCTCTTGAAGTTTTGAACAGAGAAGTGAGGGCTAGTGTGATTCCTCCTCGACTATTCTGAGATGTtcactacttttttttttcattttgattcaGGGAAGTTCAAAGTCAGGAGGAGAGAGTAGTGATTCAGGGTCTGCTCAGAATACTCTTTCTTATAAAGCAGATGCTCAGTTTGAACCAGAATCTTCTATCACAAACAAGGCAACGGATCAGTCTCTTGATCAGAAGCAGTTCCAGCAACAACAGCAAGTAGAGATGGCAAGTGATAACTCCAGAATAGGACCAATACCAAATCAACAAGCCAAGCCACTGGAAAAGGTTCTTTAACTATTTACTGTTCAAATCTCCAGTTCTCTTGCTAAGTCCCAAAATATTCATGAAAGGTGGCATCTTTTTAGCTATTAAAGGCTACTGTTTTTGGACCTGAACACTGCATTCTCTTTAAACAACTCAAATACATATCCCAAGAACTATCAGAGAATCAATCGAAGCTAGACTTTTCAGAGCTTTCTGAATGATTTTCtcataaatataaaagaaacCTGACGTTAGGAGAAGTAGTGACCAGTAAGAATCTTTACGGAGTCATCACTATTCCATAATCTATTCTTTTGTTTATGATAATAATGTCTATAGCTAATCCCTAGAACTGAAGTAAAATGGGTCTTTTTTATAGTTTCTTGGGGCCATCATATCTCTTTTGAAAGTTATATCTTGAAACCCCAATCACCGAGTCCCAGAAAAGGCCATTATTTTCTACTCTAAGCACCTAATCGTATCATTTCCATGTTCCACGCAGAGGAAACAGAAAAAGCTTTGTTGTTTCTGTGGCTTTACAAACTTGCAAAAATTAGAAATCAACCCCCCAACCCAGTAATGGTAGAAGTTATGTCaccattttttatgaaaaaattctgaatttttttaaGAATTAATGACAgtgaaaaatccattttttttaattaatctttttggggttttggagaATTTGGGTAAATATGAAGGTGAAGCATGGTCAATGAAAATTAACTTCAGAAACTAACTGTACCTACTACTGAAACGACTTACTGTACCAACAACTATTGTAGACTTCTCCACATGGGTTTGCCAGTCTTAACTCTgaaaacctgatttcttctcagacGAAAAACTGCCTAAGATATTTCCTACAGAAATCTCTTTATTTGGGATGTTTTGACCGTTCAAAGTTCATACAAAATtcatttctggttttttttttttttcttgtttttccccctttctcaaTGTTGCACTGCTGCAGAGGAGGAAGGTTGCGGGTTCAACTTCAGAGAAAATCCTTGATGCAAAGGTCATGACTTGTGAAAACGAGGCgtgaaaatttaatttaatttaatttttttaaaatactgtGTGTCATATTATTTTATGCTGTTTTGGATTGCAACAACCCTCTGTTTCAATCTGTTTTGTTTGAATATTTGGTTTTACTTGTTTCAGACGCTGAGACGTTTAGCCCAGAACAGAGAAGCAGCAAGGAAGAGCCGACTGAGAAAAAAGGTGTGTCAGCTTCTGCTTCCAGTGGCAATTccttcattaccaaaaaaaacaaacacaaattaATATTCTACTGTACCCATTTCacatttgtcttcttcttcttcctcttggtTCTTAACTTTCTaacccttctttttctgtttataaaattaaaattttctggGCAGGCTTATGTGCAGCAACTAGAATCTAGTAGGATAAAGCTTACTCAACTAGAACAAGATCTTCAAAGAGCCAGAGCTCAGGTtgttaaaaaattgattttgcTTTTTGGGTAACTCGAATTTtaatagtatatatatatatatatatatatatagagaaataatacataaaaaaaattgattttttctttttgggtaatttttgcTCGGTATTGGTTTTAGGGTCTGTTCttaggaggaggaggtggtaaTGGTGTTATTACAGGTGGAAACAT is drawn from Telopea speciosissima isolate NSW1024214 ecotype Mountain lineage chromosome 1, Tspe_v1, whole genome shotgun sequence and contains these coding sequences:
- the LOC122658611 gene encoding transcription factor TGA2.2-like isoform X3, yielding MASHRVGETGLSDSGPSNQHMSYAVFPGIGPSATNFINQQGSAFDFGELEEAIVLQGVKLGDESKKPFFINRPAATLEMFPSWPMRFQQTSRGSSKSGGESSDSGSAQNTLSYKADAQFEPESSITNKATDQSLDQKQFQQQQQVEMASDNSRIGPIPNQQAKPLEKRKVAGSTSEKILDAKTLRRLAQNREAARKSRLRKKAYVQQLESSRIKLTQLEQDLQRARAQGLFLGGGGGNGVITGGNISSAAAMFEMEYGRWLEDDQRHMSELRTGLQAHLSDGDLRLIVDRYLSHYDEIFGLKGIAAKSDVFHLVTGMWTTPAERCFLWMGGFRPSELIKILMPQLETLTEQQVVGIYGLQHSSQQAEEALTQGMEQLQQSLADTIASGPLSLGDGTTTNINSNNNNVGNYMSQMALALAKLSNLEGFVRQADNLRQQTLHQIRRILTVRQAARCFLAIGEYYNRLRALSSLWATRPRENMIDQG